The following are from one region of the Channa argus isolate prfri chromosome 6, Channa argus male v1.0, whole genome shotgun sequence genome:
- the zbtb16b gene encoding zinc finger and BTB domain-containing protein 16-A isoform X6 has product MILPPPPNTDLEPAEDKCRRQDGHTSCVGSAKVRVNTGLTNMGVLQLHNPTHPSTLLQRANQMRLTGTLCDVIITVDGQEFPAHRTILACTSKMFEILFHRSSLRYALDFLSPKTFQQILEYAYTASLQATAEDLDDLLYAAEILEIEYLEEQCLKVLETIQAEESKEVAVRNHSSGDHSDHSRARHWRHMLMSKEPSVQDGANCTTPTALHHLALYHMTERSSPGPEPEMAPDSSPKLDTEVNMESSQQPQHHSAKLSQALSVDPSRSIKSESMQVDEANGCEGRSSSTREGSCTSEQHRDDGPGTPLRSSVITSARELHTGPEDGGQVLGNSLDCFPSIAEKHLTSMYSVPSNHTGEGMLPVSVSVAPTLSVPLDPRAYGGLLHQGLLHRELLSRLGQFAAGMRHESQTQGQQCCGECGLQLHSRQAMEQHRRLHNEEKGHGCEYCGKHFQDSMRLRMHMLSHTAPAEALVCDQCGATFSSEDALEAHRQTHTGDHPFECEFCGSCFRDDGTLRGHKRIHTGEKPYECNGCGKRFSLKHQLETHYRVHTGEKPFECKLCHQRSRDYSAMIKHLRTHNGASPYQCTICQDFCPSLAAMQKHMKGHKPEEVPADWRIEKTYLYVCYV; this is encoded by the exons ATGATCCTCCCCCCTCCACCCAACACAGACCTAGAACCCGCTGAAGACAAGTGCAGAAGGCAGGACGGCCACACCTCATGCGTGGGCTCAGCAAAGGTCCGAGTGAATACGGGTCTGACAAACATGGGTGTGCTTCAGCTCCACAATCCAACTCACCCCAGCACGCTTCTGCAGCGGGCCAATCAGATGCGCCTGACGGGCACCTTATGTGATGTCATCATCACGGTGGACGGCCAGGAGTTCCCAGCACATCGCACCATCCTGGCCTGCACCAGCAAAATGTTCGAGATCTTGTTCCACCGCAGCAGCCTGCGCTATGCTCTGGACTTCCTGTCCCCCAAGACCTTCCAGCAGATCCTGGAGTATGCCTACACCGCATCCCTCCAGGCCACAGCTGAGGACCTGGATGACCTGCTGTACGCCGCTGAGATCCTGGAGATCGAGTACCTGGAGGAGCAATGCCTGAAGGTGCTAGAGACCATCCAGGCAGAGGAGAGCAAGGAGGTGGCGGTGAGAAATCACAGCTCCGGAGACCACAGCGACCACAGCCGGGCCAGGCACTGGAGGCACATGTTGATGTCCAAAGAGCCTTCCGTACAGGATGGAGCCAACTGCACTACTCCTACTGCTCTTCATCACCTGGCATTGTACCATATGACTGAGAGGAGCTCTCCTGGTCCAGAGCCTGAGATGGCTCCGGATTCGAGCCCCAAGCTGGACACAGAGGTCAACATGGAGAGCTCCCAGCAGCCTCAGCACCACAGTGCAAAGTTATCCCAGGCCTTATCTGTGGATCCTAGCAGAAGTATAAAGTCAGAGAGCATGCAGGTGGATGAAGCCAATGGCTGTGAGGGCAGGTCCTCCAGCACCAGGGAGGGCAGCTGCACGTCAGAGCAGCACAGAGACGACGGCCCCGGGACGCCCTTAAGAAGCAGCGTAATTACCAGCGCTCGAGAGCTGCACACAGGCCCTGAAGACGGAGGACAAGTGTTGGGAAACTCTCTTGACTGTTTCCCCTCAATAGCCGAGAAACATCTGACCTCCATGTACTCTGTGCCCTCTAACCACACAGGGGAGGGGATGCTGCCAGTGTCTGTTTCGGTGGCCCCGACACTGAGTGTGCCTCTGGACCCAAGAGCTTACGGCGGCCTACTGCACCAAGGCTTGCTGCACAGGGAGCTCCTCAGCAGGCTGGGCCAGTTCGCAGCAGGGATGAGGCACGAGAGCCAGACTCAAGGCCAGCAGTGTTGTGGCGAGTGCGGGCTTCAGCTGCACAGCCGGCAGGCGATGGAGCAGCACAG GAGGCTGCACAATGAGGAAAAGGGCCACGGCTGTGAATACTGTGGCAAACACTTCCAGGACAGCATGCGGCTGAGGATGCACATGCTGTCTCACACAG CTCCTGCAGAGGCGCTGGTGTGTGATCAGTGTGGAGCAACGTTCTCCTCAGAGGATGCTCTGGAAGcccacaggcaaacacacacag GCGATCACCCGTTTGAGTGTGAATTCTGCGGGAGCTGTTTCCGAGATGACGGCACGCTGAGAGGCCACAAACGCATCCACACAGGAGAGAAGCCTTATGAGTGCAACGGCTGCGGGAAGAGGTTCAGCCTCAAGCACCAGCTTGAGACACACTACCGTGTACATACAG GTGAGAAGCCATTTGAGTGTAAGCTGTGTCACCAACGGTCCAGAGACTACTCGGCTATGATCAAGCACCTGCGCACTCACAACGGGGCGTCTCCGTACCAGTGCACCATCTGCCAGGACTTCTGCCCTAGCCTGGCCGCCATGCAGAAGCACATGAAGGGCCACAAACCTGAAGAGGTGCCGGCAGACTGGAGGATAGAAAAGACTTACTTGTACGTCTGTTATGTCTGA
- the zbtb16b gene encoding zinc finger and BTB domain-containing protein 16-A isoform X3, whose protein sequence is MGVLQLHNPTHPSTLLQRANQMRLTGTLCDVIITVDGQEFPAHRTILACTSKMFEILFHRSSLRYALDFLSPKTFQQILEYAYTASLQATAEDLDDLLYAAEILEIEYLEEQCLKVLETIQAEESKEVAVRNHSSGDHSDHSRARHWRHMLMSKEPSVQDGANCTTPTALHHLALYHMTERSSPGPEPEMAPDSSPKLDTEVNMESSQQPQHHSAKLSQALSVDPSRSIKSESMQVDEANGCEGRSSSTREGSCTSEQHRDDGPGTPLRSSVITSARELHTGPEDGGQVLGNSLDCFPSIAEKHLTSMYSVPSNHTGEGMLPVSVSVAPTLSVPLDPRAYGGLLHQGLLHRELLSRLGQFAAGMRHESQTQGQQCCGECGLQLHSRQAMEQHRRLHNEEKGHGCEYCGKHFQDSMRLRMHMLSHTGMCRRREASAVERTPSPSVASQADSLLTVQRLITVHAPAEALVCDQCGATFSSEDALEAHRQTHTGTDMAVFCLLCAKRFQTQKALQQHMEVHAGMHSYICSHCERPFPSHTTLKRHLRSHTGDHPFECEFCGSCFRDDGTLRGHKRIHTGEKPYECNGCGKRFSLKHQLETHYRVHTGEKPFECKLCHQRSRDYSAMIKHLRTHNGASPYQCTICQDFCPSLAAMQKHMKGHKPEEVPADWRIEKTYLYVCYV, encoded by the exons ATGGGTGTGCTTCAGCTCCACAATCCAACTCACCCCAGCACGCTTCTGCAGCGGGCCAATCAGATGCGCCTGACGGGCACCTTATGTGATGTCATCATCACGGTGGACGGCCAGGAGTTCCCAGCACATCGCACCATCCTGGCCTGCACCAGCAAAATGTTCGAGATCTTGTTCCACCGCAGCAGCCTGCGCTATGCTCTGGACTTCCTGTCCCCCAAGACCTTCCAGCAGATCCTGGAGTATGCCTACACCGCATCCCTCCAGGCCACAGCTGAGGACCTGGATGACCTGCTGTACGCCGCTGAGATCCTGGAGATCGAGTACCTGGAGGAGCAATGCCTGAAGGTGCTAGAGACCATCCAGGCAGAGGAGAGCAAGGAGGTGGCGGTGAGAAATCACAGCTCCGGAGACCACAGCGACCACAGCCGGGCCAGGCACTGGAGGCACATGTTGATGTCCAAAGAGCCTTCCGTACAGGATGGAGCCAACTGCACTACTCCTACTGCTCTTCATCACCTGGCATTGTACCATATGACTGAGAGGAGCTCTCCTGGTCCAGAGCCTGAGATGGCTCCGGATTCGAGCCCCAAGCTGGACACAGAGGTCAACATGGAGAGCTCCCAGCAGCCTCAGCACCACAGTGCAAAGTTATCCCAGGCCTTATCTGTGGATCCTAGCAGAAGTATAAAGTCAGAGAGCATGCAGGTGGATGAAGCCAATGGCTGTGAGGGCAGGTCCTCCAGCACCAGGGAGGGCAGCTGCACGTCAGAGCAGCACAGAGACGACGGCCCCGGGACGCCCTTAAGAAGCAGCGTAATTACCAGCGCTCGAGAGCTGCACACAGGCCCTGAAGACGGAGGACAAGTGTTGGGAAACTCTCTTGACTGTTTCCCCTCAATAGCCGAGAAACATCTGACCTCCATGTACTCTGTGCCCTCTAACCACACAGGGGAGGGGATGCTGCCAGTGTCTGTTTCGGTGGCCCCGACACTGAGTGTGCCTCTGGACCCAAGAGCTTACGGCGGCCTACTGCACCAAGGCTTGCTGCACAGGGAGCTCCTCAGCAGGCTGGGCCAGTTCGCAGCAGGGATGAGGCACGAGAGCCAGACTCAAGGCCAGCAGTGTTGTGGCGAGTGCGGGCTTCAGCTGCACAGCCGGCAGGCGATGGAGCAGCACAG GAGGCTGCACAATGAGGAAAAGGGCCACGGCTGTGAATACTGTGGCAAACACTTCCAGGACAGCATGCGGCTGAGGATGCACATGCTGTCTCACACAG GGATGTGCCGCAGGCGGGAAGCGTCTGCTGTAGAGAGAACACCCAGTCCTTCTGTGGCCTCTCAGGCAGACAGTCTGCTCACTGTTCAGAGACTGATAACAGTGCACG CTCCTGCAGAGGCGCTGGTGTGTGATCAGTGTGGAGCAACGTTCTCCTCAGAGGATGCTCTGGAAGcccacaggcaaacacacacag GGACTGACATGGCGGTGTTCTGTCTGCTGTGTGCAAAGCGCTTCCAGACCCAGAAGGCCCTGCAGCAGCATATGGAGGTCCACGCAGGCATGCACAGCTACATTTGTAGCCACTGTGAGCGCCCCTTCCCCAGCCACACTACCCTCAAAAGACACTTGCGCTCGCATACGG GCGATCACCCGTTTGAGTGTGAATTCTGCGGGAGCTGTTTCCGAGATGACGGCACGCTGAGAGGCCACAAACGCATCCACACAGGAGAGAAGCCTTATGAGTGCAACGGCTGCGGGAAGAGGTTCAGCCTCAAGCACCAGCTTGAGACACACTACCGTGTACATACAG GTGAGAAGCCATTTGAGTGTAAGCTGTGTCACCAACGGTCCAGAGACTACTCGGCTATGATCAAGCACCTGCGCACTCACAACGGGGCGTCTCCGTACCAGTGCACCATCTGCCAGGACTTCTGCCCTAGCCTGGCCGCCATGCAGAAGCACATGAAGGGCCACAAACCTGAAGAGGTGCCGGCAGACTGGAGGATAGAAAAGACTTACTTGTACGTCTGTTATGTCTGA
- the zbtb16b gene encoding zinc finger and BTB domain-containing protein 16-A isoform X4: protein MILPPPPNTDLEPAEDKCRRQDGHTSCVGSAKVRVNTGLTNMGVLQLHNPTHPSTLLQRANQMRLTGTLCDVIITVDGQEFPAHRTILACTSKMFEILFHRSSLRYALDFLSPKTFQQILEYAYTASLQATAEDLDDLLYAAEILEIEYLEEQCLKVLETIQAEESKEVAVRNHSSGDHSDHSRARHWRHMLMSKEPSVQDGANCTTPTALHHLALYHMTERSSPGPEPEMAPDSSPKLDTEVNMESSQQPQHHSAKLSQALSVDPSRSIKSESMQVDEANGCEGRSSSTREGSCTSEQHRDDGPGTPLRSSVITSARELHTGPEDGGQVLGNSLDCFPSIAEKHLTSMYSVPSNHTGEGMLPVSVSVAPTLSVPLDPRAYGGLLHQGLLHRELLSRLGQFAAGMRHESQTQGQQCCGECGLQLHSRQAMEQHRRLHNEEKGHGCEYCGKHFQDSMRLRMHMLSHTGMCRRREASAVERTPSPSVASQADSLLTVQRLITVHAPAEALVCDQCGATFSSEDALEAHRQTHTGDHPFECEFCGSCFRDDGTLRGHKRIHTGEKPYECNGCGKRFSLKHQLETHYRVHTGEKPFECKLCHQRSRDYSAMIKHLRTHNGASPYQCTICQDFCPSLAAMQKHMKGHKPEEVPADWRIEKTYLYVCYV, encoded by the exons ATGATCCTCCCCCCTCCACCCAACACAGACCTAGAACCCGCTGAAGACAAGTGCAGAAGGCAGGACGGCCACACCTCATGCGTGGGCTCAGCAAAGGTCCGAGTGAATACGGGTCTGACAAACATGGGTGTGCTTCAGCTCCACAATCCAACTCACCCCAGCACGCTTCTGCAGCGGGCCAATCAGATGCGCCTGACGGGCACCTTATGTGATGTCATCATCACGGTGGACGGCCAGGAGTTCCCAGCACATCGCACCATCCTGGCCTGCACCAGCAAAATGTTCGAGATCTTGTTCCACCGCAGCAGCCTGCGCTATGCTCTGGACTTCCTGTCCCCCAAGACCTTCCAGCAGATCCTGGAGTATGCCTACACCGCATCCCTCCAGGCCACAGCTGAGGACCTGGATGACCTGCTGTACGCCGCTGAGATCCTGGAGATCGAGTACCTGGAGGAGCAATGCCTGAAGGTGCTAGAGACCATCCAGGCAGAGGAGAGCAAGGAGGTGGCGGTGAGAAATCACAGCTCCGGAGACCACAGCGACCACAGCCGGGCCAGGCACTGGAGGCACATGTTGATGTCCAAAGAGCCTTCCGTACAGGATGGAGCCAACTGCACTACTCCTACTGCTCTTCATCACCTGGCATTGTACCATATGACTGAGAGGAGCTCTCCTGGTCCAGAGCCTGAGATGGCTCCGGATTCGAGCCCCAAGCTGGACACAGAGGTCAACATGGAGAGCTCCCAGCAGCCTCAGCACCACAGTGCAAAGTTATCCCAGGCCTTATCTGTGGATCCTAGCAGAAGTATAAAGTCAGAGAGCATGCAGGTGGATGAAGCCAATGGCTGTGAGGGCAGGTCCTCCAGCACCAGGGAGGGCAGCTGCACGTCAGAGCAGCACAGAGACGACGGCCCCGGGACGCCCTTAAGAAGCAGCGTAATTACCAGCGCTCGAGAGCTGCACACAGGCCCTGAAGACGGAGGACAAGTGTTGGGAAACTCTCTTGACTGTTTCCCCTCAATAGCCGAGAAACATCTGACCTCCATGTACTCTGTGCCCTCTAACCACACAGGGGAGGGGATGCTGCCAGTGTCTGTTTCGGTGGCCCCGACACTGAGTGTGCCTCTGGACCCAAGAGCTTACGGCGGCCTACTGCACCAAGGCTTGCTGCACAGGGAGCTCCTCAGCAGGCTGGGCCAGTTCGCAGCAGGGATGAGGCACGAGAGCCAGACTCAAGGCCAGCAGTGTTGTGGCGAGTGCGGGCTTCAGCTGCACAGCCGGCAGGCGATGGAGCAGCACAG GAGGCTGCACAATGAGGAAAAGGGCCACGGCTGTGAATACTGTGGCAAACACTTCCAGGACAGCATGCGGCTGAGGATGCACATGCTGTCTCACACAG GGATGTGCCGCAGGCGGGAAGCGTCTGCTGTAGAGAGAACACCCAGTCCTTCTGTGGCCTCTCAGGCAGACAGTCTGCTCACTGTTCAGAGACTGATAACAGTGCACG CTCCTGCAGAGGCGCTGGTGTGTGATCAGTGTGGAGCAACGTTCTCCTCAGAGGATGCTCTGGAAGcccacaggcaaacacacacag GCGATCACCCGTTTGAGTGTGAATTCTGCGGGAGCTGTTTCCGAGATGACGGCACGCTGAGAGGCCACAAACGCATCCACACAGGAGAGAAGCCTTATGAGTGCAACGGCTGCGGGAAGAGGTTCAGCCTCAAGCACCAGCTTGAGACACACTACCGTGTACATACAG GTGAGAAGCCATTTGAGTGTAAGCTGTGTCACCAACGGTCCAGAGACTACTCGGCTATGATCAAGCACCTGCGCACTCACAACGGGGCGTCTCCGTACCAGTGCACCATCTGCCAGGACTTCTGCCCTAGCCTGGCCGCCATGCAGAAGCACATGAAGGGCCACAAACCTGAAGAGGTGCCGGCAGACTGGAGGATAGAAAAGACTTACTTGTACGTCTGTTATGTCTGA
- the zbtb16b gene encoding zinc finger and BTB domain-containing protein 16-A isoform X1 — protein MILPPPPNTDLEPAEDKCRRQDGHTSCVGSAKVRVNTGLTNMGVLQLHNPTHPSTLLQRANQMRLTGTLCDVIITVDGQEFPAHRTILACTSKMFEILFHRSSLRYALDFLSPKTFQQILEYAYTASLQATAEDLDDLLYAAEILEIEYLEEQCLKVLETIQAEESKEVAVRNHSSGDHSDHSRARHWRHMLMSKEPSVQDGANCTTPTALHHLALYHMTERSSPGPEPEMAPDSSPKLDTEVNMESSQQPQHHSAKLSQALSVDPSRSIKSESMQVDEANGCEGRSSSTREGSCTSEQHRDDGPGTPLRSSVITSARELHTGPEDGGQVLGNSLDCFPSIAEKHLTSMYSVPSNHTGEGMLPVSVSVAPTLSVPLDPRAYGGLLHQGLLHRELLSRLGQFAAGMRHESQTQGQQCCGECGLQLHSRQAMEQHRRLHNEEKGHGCEYCGKHFQDSMRLRMHMLSHTGMCRRREASAVERTPSPSVASQADSLLTVQRLITVHAPAEALVCDQCGATFSSEDALEAHRQTHTGTDMAVFCLLCAKRFQTQKALQQHMEVHAGMHSYICSHCERPFPSHTTLKRHLRSHTGDHPFECEFCGSCFRDDGTLRGHKRIHTGEKPYECNGCGKRFSLKHQLETHYRVHTGEKPFECKLCHQRSRDYSAMIKHLRTHNGASPYQCTICQDFCPSLAAMQKHMKGHKPEEVPADWRIEKTYLYVCYV, from the exons ATGATCCTCCCCCCTCCACCCAACACAGACCTAGAACCCGCTGAAGACAAGTGCAGAAGGCAGGACGGCCACACCTCATGCGTGGGCTCAGCAAAGGTCCGAGTGAATACGGGTCTGACAAACATGGGTGTGCTTCAGCTCCACAATCCAACTCACCCCAGCACGCTTCTGCAGCGGGCCAATCAGATGCGCCTGACGGGCACCTTATGTGATGTCATCATCACGGTGGACGGCCAGGAGTTCCCAGCACATCGCACCATCCTGGCCTGCACCAGCAAAATGTTCGAGATCTTGTTCCACCGCAGCAGCCTGCGCTATGCTCTGGACTTCCTGTCCCCCAAGACCTTCCAGCAGATCCTGGAGTATGCCTACACCGCATCCCTCCAGGCCACAGCTGAGGACCTGGATGACCTGCTGTACGCCGCTGAGATCCTGGAGATCGAGTACCTGGAGGAGCAATGCCTGAAGGTGCTAGAGACCATCCAGGCAGAGGAGAGCAAGGAGGTGGCGGTGAGAAATCACAGCTCCGGAGACCACAGCGACCACAGCCGGGCCAGGCACTGGAGGCACATGTTGATGTCCAAAGAGCCTTCCGTACAGGATGGAGCCAACTGCACTACTCCTACTGCTCTTCATCACCTGGCATTGTACCATATGACTGAGAGGAGCTCTCCTGGTCCAGAGCCTGAGATGGCTCCGGATTCGAGCCCCAAGCTGGACACAGAGGTCAACATGGAGAGCTCCCAGCAGCCTCAGCACCACAGTGCAAAGTTATCCCAGGCCTTATCTGTGGATCCTAGCAGAAGTATAAAGTCAGAGAGCATGCAGGTGGATGAAGCCAATGGCTGTGAGGGCAGGTCCTCCAGCACCAGGGAGGGCAGCTGCACGTCAGAGCAGCACAGAGACGACGGCCCCGGGACGCCCTTAAGAAGCAGCGTAATTACCAGCGCTCGAGAGCTGCACACAGGCCCTGAAGACGGAGGACAAGTGTTGGGAAACTCTCTTGACTGTTTCCCCTCAATAGCCGAGAAACATCTGACCTCCATGTACTCTGTGCCCTCTAACCACACAGGGGAGGGGATGCTGCCAGTGTCTGTTTCGGTGGCCCCGACACTGAGTGTGCCTCTGGACCCAAGAGCTTACGGCGGCCTACTGCACCAAGGCTTGCTGCACAGGGAGCTCCTCAGCAGGCTGGGCCAGTTCGCAGCAGGGATGAGGCACGAGAGCCAGACTCAAGGCCAGCAGTGTTGTGGCGAGTGCGGGCTTCAGCTGCACAGCCGGCAGGCGATGGAGCAGCACAG GAGGCTGCACAATGAGGAAAAGGGCCACGGCTGTGAATACTGTGGCAAACACTTCCAGGACAGCATGCGGCTGAGGATGCACATGCTGTCTCACACAG GGATGTGCCGCAGGCGGGAAGCGTCTGCTGTAGAGAGAACACCCAGTCCTTCTGTGGCCTCTCAGGCAGACAGTCTGCTCACTGTTCAGAGACTGATAACAGTGCACG CTCCTGCAGAGGCGCTGGTGTGTGATCAGTGTGGAGCAACGTTCTCCTCAGAGGATGCTCTGGAAGcccacaggcaaacacacacag GGACTGACATGGCGGTGTTCTGTCTGCTGTGTGCAAAGCGCTTCCAGACCCAGAAGGCCCTGCAGCAGCATATGGAGGTCCACGCAGGCATGCACAGCTACATTTGTAGCCACTGTGAGCGCCCCTTCCCCAGCCACACTACCCTCAAAAGACACTTGCGCTCGCATACGG GCGATCACCCGTTTGAGTGTGAATTCTGCGGGAGCTGTTTCCGAGATGACGGCACGCTGAGAGGCCACAAACGCATCCACACAGGAGAGAAGCCTTATGAGTGCAACGGCTGCGGGAAGAGGTTCAGCCTCAAGCACCAGCTTGAGACACACTACCGTGTACATACAG GTGAGAAGCCATTTGAGTGTAAGCTGTGTCACCAACGGTCCAGAGACTACTCGGCTATGATCAAGCACCTGCGCACTCACAACGGGGCGTCTCCGTACCAGTGCACCATCTGCCAGGACTTCTGCCCTAGCCTGGCCGCCATGCAGAAGCACATGAAGGGCCACAAACCTGAAGAGGTGCCGGCAGACTGGAGGATAGAAAAGACTTACTTGTACGTCTGTTATGTCTGA
- the zbtb16b gene encoding zinc finger and BTB domain-containing protein 16-A isoform X2, protein MILPPPPNTDLEPAEDKCRRQDGHTSCVGSAKVRVNTGLTNMGVLQLHNPTHPSTLLQRANQMRLTGTLCDVIITVDGQEFPAHRTILACTSKMFEILFHRSSLRYALDFLSPKTFQQILEYAYTASLQATAEDLDDLLYAAEILEIEYLEEQCLKVLETIQAEESKEVAVRNHSSGDHSDHSRARHWRHMLMSKEPSVQDGANCTTPTALHHLALYHMTERSSPGPEPEMAPDSSPKLDTEVNMESSQQPQHHSAKLSQALSVDPSRSIKSESMQVDEANGCEGRSSSTREGSCTSEQHRDDGPGTPLRSSVITSARELHTGPEDGGQVLGNSLDCFPSIAEKHLTSMYSVPSNHTGEGMLPVSVSVAPTLSVPLDPRAYGGLLHQGLLHRELLSRLGQFAAGMRHESQTQGQQCCGECGLQLHSRQAMEQHRRLHNEEKGHGCEYCGKHFQDSMRLRMHMLSHTAPAEALVCDQCGATFSSEDALEAHRQTHTGTDMAVFCLLCAKRFQTQKALQQHMEVHAGMHSYICSHCERPFPSHTTLKRHLRSHTGDHPFECEFCGSCFRDDGTLRGHKRIHTGEKPYECNGCGKRFSLKHQLETHYRVHTGEKPFECKLCHQRSRDYSAMIKHLRTHNGASPYQCTICQDFCPSLAAMQKHMKGHKPEEVPADWRIEKTYLYVCYV, encoded by the exons ATGATCCTCCCCCCTCCACCCAACACAGACCTAGAACCCGCTGAAGACAAGTGCAGAAGGCAGGACGGCCACACCTCATGCGTGGGCTCAGCAAAGGTCCGAGTGAATACGGGTCTGACAAACATGGGTGTGCTTCAGCTCCACAATCCAACTCACCCCAGCACGCTTCTGCAGCGGGCCAATCAGATGCGCCTGACGGGCACCTTATGTGATGTCATCATCACGGTGGACGGCCAGGAGTTCCCAGCACATCGCACCATCCTGGCCTGCACCAGCAAAATGTTCGAGATCTTGTTCCACCGCAGCAGCCTGCGCTATGCTCTGGACTTCCTGTCCCCCAAGACCTTCCAGCAGATCCTGGAGTATGCCTACACCGCATCCCTCCAGGCCACAGCTGAGGACCTGGATGACCTGCTGTACGCCGCTGAGATCCTGGAGATCGAGTACCTGGAGGAGCAATGCCTGAAGGTGCTAGAGACCATCCAGGCAGAGGAGAGCAAGGAGGTGGCGGTGAGAAATCACAGCTCCGGAGACCACAGCGACCACAGCCGGGCCAGGCACTGGAGGCACATGTTGATGTCCAAAGAGCCTTCCGTACAGGATGGAGCCAACTGCACTACTCCTACTGCTCTTCATCACCTGGCATTGTACCATATGACTGAGAGGAGCTCTCCTGGTCCAGAGCCTGAGATGGCTCCGGATTCGAGCCCCAAGCTGGACACAGAGGTCAACATGGAGAGCTCCCAGCAGCCTCAGCACCACAGTGCAAAGTTATCCCAGGCCTTATCTGTGGATCCTAGCAGAAGTATAAAGTCAGAGAGCATGCAGGTGGATGAAGCCAATGGCTGTGAGGGCAGGTCCTCCAGCACCAGGGAGGGCAGCTGCACGTCAGAGCAGCACAGAGACGACGGCCCCGGGACGCCCTTAAGAAGCAGCGTAATTACCAGCGCTCGAGAGCTGCACACAGGCCCTGAAGACGGAGGACAAGTGTTGGGAAACTCTCTTGACTGTTTCCCCTCAATAGCCGAGAAACATCTGACCTCCATGTACTCTGTGCCCTCTAACCACACAGGGGAGGGGATGCTGCCAGTGTCTGTTTCGGTGGCCCCGACACTGAGTGTGCCTCTGGACCCAAGAGCTTACGGCGGCCTACTGCACCAAGGCTTGCTGCACAGGGAGCTCCTCAGCAGGCTGGGCCAGTTCGCAGCAGGGATGAGGCACGAGAGCCAGACTCAAGGCCAGCAGTGTTGTGGCGAGTGCGGGCTTCAGCTGCACAGCCGGCAGGCGATGGAGCAGCACAG GAGGCTGCACAATGAGGAAAAGGGCCACGGCTGTGAATACTGTGGCAAACACTTCCAGGACAGCATGCGGCTGAGGATGCACATGCTGTCTCACACAG CTCCTGCAGAGGCGCTGGTGTGTGATCAGTGTGGAGCAACGTTCTCCTCAGAGGATGCTCTGGAAGcccacaggcaaacacacacag GGACTGACATGGCGGTGTTCTGTCTGCTGTGTGCAAAGCGCTTCCAGACCCAGAAGGCCCTGCAGCAGCATATGGAGGTCCACGCAGGCATGCACAGCTACATTTGTAGCCACTGTGAGCGCCCCTTCCCCAGCCACACTACCCTCAAAAGACACTTGCGCTCGCATACGG GCGATCACCCGTTTGAGTGTGAATTCTGCGGGAGCTGTTTCCGAGATGACGGCACGCTGAGAGGCCACAAACGCATCCACACAGGAGAGAAGCCTTATGAGTGCAACGGCTGCGGGAAGAGGTTCAGCCTCAAGCACCAGCTTGAGACACACTACCGTGTACATACAG GTGAGAAGCCATTTGAGTGTAAGCTGTGTCACCAACGGTCCAGAGACTACTCGGCTATGATCAAGCACCTGCGCACTCACAACGGGGCGTCTCCGTACCAGTGCACCATCTGCCAGGACTTCTGCCCTAGCCTGGCCGCCATGCAGAAGCACATGAAGGGCCACAAACCTGAAGAGGTGCCGGCAGACTGGAGGATAGAAAAGACTTACTTGTACGTCTGTTATGTCTGA